In Marmota flaviventris isolate mMarFla1 chromosome 17, mMarFla1.hap1, whole genome shotgun sequence, a single genomic region encodes these proteins:
- the Neurod2 gene encoding neurogenic differentiation factor 2, which produces MLTRLFSEPGLLSDVPKFASWGDGDDDEPRSDKGDAPPQPPPAPGPGAPGPARAAKPVPLRGEEVPEATLAEVKEEGELGGEEEEEEEEEEGLDEAEGERPKKRGPKKRKMTKARLERSKLRRQKANARERNRMHDLNAALDNLRKVVPCYSKTQKLSKIETLRLAKNYIWALSEILRSGKRPDLVSYVQTLCKGLSQPTTNLVAGCLQLNSRNFLTEQGADGTGRFHGSGGPFAMHPYPYPCSRLAGAQCQAAGGLGGGAAHALRTHGYCAAYETLYAAAGGGGASPDYNSSEYEGPLSPPLCLNGNFSLKQDSSPDHEKSYHYSMHYSALPGSRPTGHGLVFGSSAVRGGVHSENLLSYDMHLHHDRGPMYEELNAFFHN; this is translated from the coding sequence ATGCTGACCCGCCTGTTCAGCGAGCCCGGCCTCCTCTCGGACGTGCCCAAATTCGCCAGCTGGGGCGACGGCGACGACGACGAGCCGAGGAGCGACAAGGGCGACGCGCCGCCgcagccgccgcctgcgcccggACCGGGGGCTCCTGGGCCCGCCCGGGCCGCCAAACCAGTCCCCCTGCGTGGAGAAGAGGTACCAGAGGCCACGTTGGCGGAGGTCAAGGAGGAAGGCGAGCTggggggcgaggaggaggaggaagaggaggaggaagaaggactGGACGAGGCAGAGGGCGAACGGCCCAAGAAGCGAGGTCCCAAGAAACGCAAGATGACCAAGGCGCGCCTGGAGCGCTCCAAGCTGCGGCGGCAGAAGGCGAACGCGCGGGAGCGCAACCGCATGCACGACCTGAACGCAGCGCTGGACAACCTGCGGAAGGTGGTGCCCTGCTACTCCAAGACGCAAAAGCTGTCCAAGATCGAGACGCTGCGCCTAGCCAAGAACTACATCTGGGCGCTCTCGGAGATCCTGCGCTCCGGAAAGCGGCCCGATCTGGTGTCCTACGTGCAGACTCTGTGCAAGGGTCTGTCGCAGCCCACCACCAATCTGGTGGCTGGCTGCCTGCAGCTCAACTCCCGCAACTTCCTCACCGAGCAGGGCGCCGACGGCACGGGCCGCTTCCACGGCTCGGGCGGCCCATTCGCCATGCACCCCTACCCTTACCCGTGCTCGCGCCTGGCGGGCGCACAGTGCCAGGCAGCCGGCGGCCTGGGCGGCGGCGCGGCGCACGCCCTGCGGACCCACGGCTACTGCGCCGCCTACGAGACGCTGTATGCAGCGGCCGGAGGTGGTGGCGCGAGCCCGGACTACAACAGCTCCGAATACGAGGGCCCGCTCAGTCCCCCGCTGTGTCTCAATGGCAACTTCTCACTCAAGCAGGACTCGTCGCCCGACCACGAGAAGAGCTACCACTACTCTATGCACTACTCGGCGCTGCCCGGCTCTCGGCCCACCGGCCACGGGCTGGTCTTCGGCTCGTCGGCTGTGCGCGGGGGCGTACACTCGGAGAATCTCTTGTCTTACGATATGCACCTTCACCACGACCGGGGCCCCATGTATGAGGAGCTCAATGCGTTTTTCCATAACTGA